A window from Primulina huaijiensis isolate GDHJ02 chromosome 11, ASM1229523v2, whole genome shotgun sequence encodes these proteins:
- the LOC140988260 gene encoding probable glycosyltransferase At5g03795 yields MSKNGSYINPSSNETLILSTSPRIKRKFSNLETLEARLQRARASIRDANNGNGTYDSDYIPNGAIYWNPLAFHRSYLGMEKQFKVYVYGEGEQPIFHNGPCGSIYSMEGNFIYKMETTKFRTREPENAHVFFLPFSVASIVHFIYNKSPKDHWLPMKQTVKDYVDLVSKKYPYWNRSLGADHFMLACHDWGPELSKSVPWLFNNSIRALCNANMTEGFQPSKDVSIPEINLPGRHTKGLIGGPSPSKRPILVFFAGGLHGPIRPILLQHWENKDQDVQVHKYLPKDVSYLAMMRKSRYCICPSGYEVASPRMVEALYTGCVPVLIKDNYVPPFSDVLNWKSFSVEISVTEIPNLKNILTGISTRQYITMQRRGVQARRHFEVNLSPKRYDVFHMTLHSIWLRRLNVRLHGVEDS; encoded by the exons ATGTCTAAGAATGGATCTTATATTAATCCGTCATCAAATGAAACTCTCATCCTTTCAACAAGTCCGAGAATAAAAAGAAAGTTCAGCAATTTAGAAACTCTTGAAGCCCGACTCCAACGAGCTCGAGCCTCAATTCGAGATGCGAATAATGGAAATGGAACATATGACTCAGACTACATACCTAACGGTGCAATCTATTGGAATCCACTGGCTTTTCACCG GAGCTATTTGGGGATGGAAAAGCAGTTCAAAGTGTATGTCTATGGAGAAGGAGAGCAACCTATTTTCCACAATGGTCCTTGTGGTAGCATTTATTCCATGGAGGGAAACTTCATATATAAGATGGAAACTACAAAATTTCGGACTAGGGAACCCGAAAATGCGCATGTTTTTTTCCTCCCCTTCAGCGTGGCATCAATAGTCCacttcatatataataaatctcCAAAAGATCATTGGTTGCCAATGAAACAGACCGTGAAAGACTATGTCGATCTTGTCTCTAAGAAATATCCATATTGGAATCGAAGTCTTGGAGCTGATCATTTCATGCTGGCGTGCCACGATTGG GGGCCCGAGCTTTCTAAATCCGTTCCCTGGCTATTTAACAACTCAATTCGAGCTCTATGCAATGCAAACATGACAGAAGGATTTCAACCCTCGAAAGACGTCTCCATACCAGAGATCAATCTACCTGGCCGTCATACCAAAGGCTTGATCGGTGGTCCATCCCCCTCGAAACGACCGATCCTCGTTTTCTTTGCCGGTGGACTTCACGGTCCCATTAGGCCGATTCTTCTCCAACATTGGGAAAACAAAGACCAAGACGTTCAAGTTCACAAATACCTACCAAAGGATGTCTCTTACTTAGCCATGATGAGGAAAAGCAGGTACTGCATTTGCCCGAGCGGGTACGAAGTCGCGAGTCCAAGAATGGTCGAAGCCCTTTACACCGGTTGTGTTCCCGTGCTCATCAAGGATAACTATGTTCCCCCGTTTAGCGACGTCTTGAACTGGAAGTCGTTTTCTGTCGAAATATCGGTTACAGAGATCCCgaatcttaaaaatattttgactgGAATCTCTACGAGACAGTACATTACAATGCAGCGACGGGGCGTGCAAGCGAGACGACACTTCGAGGTGAATTTGAGTCCTAAGAGATACGATGTGTTTCATATGACACTTCATTCGATTTGGCTAAGGAGACTTAATGTTAGGCTTCATGGGGTTGAGGATTCATGA